In the Elizabethkingia bruuniana genome, TGTCTACTTTATTGATAACCACCATTGGCTTCAATCCAAGCTCAAGAGCTTTTTGAAGTACGAAACGTGTTTGTGGCATCGCTCCTTCGAAAGCATCAACCAATAGTACAACACCATCCGCCATTTTCAATACACGCTCTACTTCACCACCAAAATCGGCGTGACCAGGAGTATCGATAACGTTTATCTTTACATCTTTGTAAGTAACAGAGATGTTCTTTGATAAGATGGTAATACCACGTTCTCTTTCCAGGTCATTGTTGTCCATGATAAGCTCTCCGCTTTCCTGGTTTTCTCTGAAAATGTGGGTTGCGTGGATAATTTTATCAACCAGGGTTGTTTTACCGTGGTCAACGTGCGCAATAATTGCAATATTTCTAATTTGCTGCATAAAGGATTTTTACGGTCGCAAAGTTACGATTTTTCTATTTTTTATTTTTAGTATGAATGAAATTTATTTTTCAGAGATGAAATAAAATATTAAATATTTTATTATCAGCCGGTTGAATAGTCATTTACATGCTTTTCGCCTGCATGACATAAACCATTTTAAGAAGAAATCCTCCTCCTGTTTATCAATCATTCTGCGAAATATCCTTTGGTAAAATCTATTAAGTAGTACTAATGAGACCACAATTCCATTTAGTGATTAGTTTTGGTTCTTTCTCGAATTAATTTCTTTCTGGATGCTTTTCAGATTATTCAAATTAAGAATAGCAATAGGTGACAATGCGAAAGGAACAACTAATAAAGCTGTAAATCCTTTTTTAATGGTAATAAATATGGATAACACTAATAAAACTACTAATGTCCCGATAAATAGTATTGTTAAAGGCTTTATTGTTTTTTGTCTTTTTAGTAAGTCTTCCGTACTCAGGTCACTAAAGTTTTCATTTTTCATGGTTCGATTTTTTGATTTCAACTAAATATAAACTTAACTATAATAAATGTAAGTGCTATTAATTTTTTAAATTAAAAAAGCACTCTGTATAATTCAGAGTGCTTAGTAAAACTTTATATAAGTAATATTATAAATTACTTTCCACAGCACCTATCTTTTCACGATACAAGTCAACGGGTTTTTCTAAAAGAACAGCAATTACGGTAAGACTTTTGTCCAGTCTTTCTTTTGGAACATCAATATAAACAATACCTGGAACCGCACTCCAATATAATTTGTTATAAATACGGTGTGGAATGATAGATCCTTCTCCGGCAATTCTTATTCTGGAAATATTATTCTTTAGTCCCTTCAATGCTATCGGTCCAGTTGGTGTTCCTTCCACAAATAAGTAAAGTGTTTGTTTGTCTTTCGACAATGCACTCATCCCGGAATAATGTCCGTCCGGAAGACCTGCTCCTGTTTCATACAAGGCTTCAGCATTTTTACTAATCCAGTTCAATACTTCAGGATTTGTTTTGGATGTTTTCTTTATTTTCATATCCATCCCGTCTTGTGTAACTCCGGCATTGTCGAGGAGATTAGTGCCTTTATGCAATTGATTGGCTATTTCGTAAGCCGATTTCTTTGTGTCTGTATTTTCAAGTAAGCTTTGTAGTGCAGGTACAGGATCTGTTATTTTGTTTGTTACTTTTACGGCTTCGTTAAAGTTAAGCTGTACAACAGTTACATCTTTATCAAACTGTGTATTTGCAAATGAAAGTGTAAGATTTCCGCTCTGATCCTGGTTATAATTTACTTTAGCGTTGCTATCCCCGATGACCTGTGCAGAAACAGGAGTTGAAGTTAGTCCATAAATTTTCGCAAAGTCTTTAGCTTCTTCCAGATACAGGAATAGCTTTTTGCCATCAACAGACAAAGAAGATTTCCCTCTGTAATTAGCAAAAGGTAAACCCTGACGGGTTGTATATATTGCATCTGAATTCTTCTTCGTCCATCTTCCAAGATTTTCAAGGATTTTAACCTGTTCTGCAGGAATACTTCCATCAGCCTTTGGTCCTATATCGATAAGGAGATTTCCACCCATACTGATGACATCAGCAAGCGTTCTTACAATCATGTTTGGTGATTTGTAATTTCTGTCGAAAGGCTGATATCCCCAGGAATCATTCATTGTATAGCACAATTCCCAATATTTACTCTGAGGAGCGACTACAGGTATCCCCTGCTCCGGAGTTTCATAATCGCCATGGTTGTTCAGACGAGAATTAATAATAATATTCGGATTATATTTTCTGAGGTTAGCCAATGTTTGTGGTGCCTGCCATTCTGCTGAAGTATGTTCCCAATCTCCATCAAACCATATTAAATCAGGTTTGAACTGTGTTGACAATTCGTTTAGCTGTCCCTGATAATATTTAATAAAATTCTGCCAGCGTACAGGATCCTTTGCTATATCATAGCGCTTCTTTGTACGTGTATTAACGTCATAATAAGGATGACTCCAATCCGGAAGCGAATAATAAAGTCCGGTTTTCAATCCTGCTTTCTTTAGGTCAGCCACAAAAGGAGCGATCAGATCTTCTTTAGCTGAAGCATCTTTAAAACTGGTAATGGCTTTATCCGATTTCGAATCCCATAGAGAAATTCCGTCATGGTGTCTTGTGGTAATGACTGAATATTTGGCACCGGATTCTTTAATCAGTTTTGTCCATTCATCAGGATTATAACGGGAAGCATTAAATCCTCCCAGCTGCTTCATATAATTGTCATGATTGATGTAATTGTTAAAAAAAGACCAGGATTCTGATATTCCGTTTACAGAATAGATTCCCCAATGGATGAATACCCCTAGTTTGGCATCCCGGAACCATTGCATTTTTGCTTCATCGTTAATCTTCTTTTCCTGTGCTGCTATACTGCCTATACTGAGGCTTAATAGCAGTAAGCTGGTAATTCTGTTCTTCATGGTTTTGCTTTTTTCCGCCTAAAAATACGCAAAATAAAGGGTTTACAAAAAAATTACCTGAAACAAGATCATTAAAAGAACTTTACTAATCTTATTTCCAATTTCACAATAACGTGATATAGAGTATATTTGTAGTAATACAAACGAATAAATAAATGAGATACCGAATCATATTAATACTTTCCTTATTATATGCTCTAAATATTTTTGCCCAGGAGAACAAAAAAGATCCAAGGTATATACAATATGCTGGAGGATATGGCAGTAATGACGGTGTATATCTTTTTGATGATGGCACTTTTATTTTATACGGATATGCCACAGCTGTATTTGGTGAATATAATTTTGACAAAGATGTATTGCTTTTCTTTCCGGAAAAACGAGAATTGTTTGAGGTATATGCTACACAGAATAAATCTTTAGGTTCTGATATCAGGATTAACTATGCCGGATTCGAAAGAGGAAGCAAAACATTAATCCGGTTTAACAATGCTAATACTGTACAAAATATCTTTAATGACAATCCGAATTGCTTCTCCGGACCTTTTGTATCCGAAATGCAGAAAAATGTAAAAGAATTTGCACTTTACAGTCTTGCTGATAAGGAATTTAGCGATATGATAAGACCATATAACGCATGGAAGTATAAGAATGATAAAGGCTATAATGACTTTATTTTTGTCTATAACCAGCCAAGACCCGAGTATGAAAATTTTAGTGGTATAATGGATACTAATGAAAAAGGGACAGCATTAAAGTTATCTAACTTCGGCGGAGAAAATGGCTATCAAAAATATGAGGGAAAACAAAGCCAATGGAAAGAACTTCTGGATATG is a window encoding:
- a CDS encoding alpha-L-fucosidase, with the protein product MKNRITSLLLLSLSIGSIAAQEKKINDEAKMQWFRDAKLGVFIHWGIYSVNGISESWSFFNNYINHDNYMKQLGGFNASRYNPDEWTKLIKESGAKYSVITTRHHDGISLWDSKSDKAITSFKDASAKEDLIAPFVADLKKAGLKTGLYYSLPDWSHPYYDVNTRTKKRYDIAKDPVRWQNFIKYYQGQLNELSTQFKPDLIWFDGDWEHTSAEWQAPQTLANLRKYNPNIIINSRLNNHGDYETPEQGIPVVAPQSKYWELCYTMNDSWGYQPFDRNYKSPNMIVRTLADVISMGGNLLIDIGPKADGSIPAEQVKILENLGRWTKKNSDAIYTTRQGLPFANYRGKSSLSVDGKKLFLYLEEAKDFAKIYGLTSTPVSAQVIGDSNAKVNYNQDQSGNLTLSFANTQFDKDVTVVQLNFNEAVKVTNKITDPVPALQSLLENTDTKKSAYEIANQLHKGTNLLDNAGVTQDGMDMKIKKTSKTNPEVLNWISKNAEALYETGAGLPDGHYSGMSALSKDKQTLYLFVEGTPTGPIALKGLKNNISRIRIAGEGSIIPHRIYNKLYWSAVPGIVYIDVPKERLDKSLTVIAVLLEKPVDLYREKIGAVESNL